A window of Christiangramia forsetii KT0803 contains these coding sequences:
- a CDS encoding transporter substrate-binding domain-containing protein yields the protein MPFFRNITLLTIVLFFFQGFSQETDSLKIQKKLVIGITETPPFVEKRPQGYSGLSIASWKMVNEQLQVSYEFKEYEDLGSLLNGVENGEVDFSVNPITVTDSRMNRMNFSQPYFISHTSVAKLKESTFFKHIKNFFSWNFFSVIALLLLVIFIFGALVWFFERKKNHEEFGGSFRGIMQGFWWSAVTMTTVGYGDKSPKTTGGRIVGVIWMFMAVIIISSFTAGIASSLTVKSINEEITNIQDLERFDITTVKSSSSQELLDLYNIESNLVNSGSEGLHVILEKESGLFVYDEPILKFEIERNNLSDELEILGQSLKKDYYSYAFPKDSELLEIINPVLVRTLKSMEWATLVKDYN from the coding sequence ATGCCTTTTTTCCGAAATATCACATTATTAACTATAGTATTATTTTTTTTTCAAGGATTTTCTCAGGAAACAGATTCCCTTAAAATTCAGAAAAAACTTGTCATTGGAATTACCGAAACACCTCCTTTTGTAGAAAAACGTCCCCAGGGATATTCAGGTTTAAGTATCGCCTCCTGGAAGATGGTGAATGAACAACTTCAGGTCTCGTATGAATTTAAGGAGTATGAAGATCTTGGTAGCTTATTAAATGGAGTTGAAAATGGGGAAGTAGACTTTAGTGTAAACCCTATCACGGTTACCGATAGTCGTATGAACCGTATGAATTTTTCCCAGCCCTATTTTATTTCTCATACCAGTGTGGCTAAACTAAAAGAATCAACATTTTTTAAACACATAAAGAATTTTTTTAGCTGGAATTTCTTTTCTGTTATTGCCTTGTTGTTATTGGTTATATTCATTTTTGGGGCATTAGTATGGTTCTTTGAGCGTAAGAAAAATCATGAAGAATTCGGAGGCAGTTTTAGAGGGATCATGCAGGGATTTTGGTGGAGTGCCGTAACTATGACCACGGTAGGTTATGGTGATAAATCACCAAAAACTACCGGAGGTAGAATCGTTGGTGTTATCTGGATGTTTATGGCCGTGATCATTATTTCAAGCTTTACAGCGGGGATCGCATCTTCGCTTACGGTAAAAAGCATCAATGAAGAAATAACCAATATTCAGGATCTGGAAAGATTTGATATCACCACGGTTAAAAGTTCAAGTTCGCAGGAATTATTAGACCTATATAATATTGAAAGTAATTTAGTGAATAGTGGTTCAGAAGGTTTACACGTGATTCTTGAAAAAGAATCCGGTCTTTTTGTATATGATGAGCCAATTTTAAAGTTTGAGATTGAACGAAATAATCTTTCTGATGAATTGGAGATATTAGGACAGAGCCTGAAAAAAGATTATTATAGTTACGCTTTTCCAAAAGATTCAGAGTTACTGGAAATTATAAATCCTGTACTGGTTAGAACCCTAAAAAGTATGGAATGGGCTACTCTTGTAAAAGATTATAACTGA